In Hemibagrus wyckioides isolate EC202008001 linkage group LG12, SWU_Hwy_1.0, whole genome shotgun sequence, the genomic stretch AGATACTGCAGATTTCACAAAGTTCTCTGGCTGCAAAACAAGGCCTACTCATGATCTCTCCATCAACATGTTAACAGTTGGTAAGAGATGTTTGCAGTGGTACACTTTGTTAGTTTTTGTAAAGCATGGTACCGTTTATGATGACCAAACAATGCATCCACCAGACGCAACAGCCTCCTTAAGCTGAGTACGAAGCAGAAGCAGTGCTGTCAGCACTGTTCAGCAAGTTCAGGTGAAggaccagcatgtttttggtaGTCTGCATATTTTCTCTTGGAACAGACATGAGACAAAACCTTCAAGCCTTTGAGAAAGTGTAAAGTTTAGAGTTTCAGCCAGTTTTAAAACTCACTTTGACAATACTCCAACCACTGGAgcagaagaaaccttgagagaagcctcatcctcatctggctGACAACAGAGAGTGGTATTACAAATCATTATAAtcaccagagagtgagattataaatcatctcCTTTTCAGCAGCTGTATGTAGTCAAGTGGAGTTCTCTCACTAGCCACTTTGAGCAACTTATAAATCAGTGTAATTTctgaatttattataaatttaacaGTAATTTCATCCTGTCAAAGCCATCACATGTTAAATGATGGGGAGATGCACCATAGTCTCAAAGTGCTTCTATTCACAGCAGTCCCATCCACATCTCAGGGTAGTCCATGTGaagccatcctcagcagcagtgaacaTGGCAACgcgatgagactccaaccagaagcagGGCATCAGGATAGATCAGGCAGGTCCTAAGAGAAGAAGCAGTCAAGAACAGTGGAAGTTTGTAAGTAGCATGTGTAgcttgacagacagagagagagagggcattAAGCAATATTATTTTGTAAGGACAATGTATGTTGTATGCAAAGTGCAGACAGGGACTCTGACAAGattagctatgacatcataactaaaatgtcagaaggtgacacagacatgaggacttcctgggacataaaatATCCAGCCTCTCCACCACAAacctatatacactatattgccaaaagtattcgctcacctgccttgactcgcatatgaacttaagtgacatcccattcctaacccatagggttcaatatgacgtcggtccaccctttgcagttataacagcttcaactcttctgggaaggctgtccacaaggtttaggagtgtgtttatgggaatttttgaccattcttccagaagtgcatttgtgaggtcacacactgatgttggacgagaaggtctggctctcagtctccgctctaacaccaaaggtgttctatcaggttgaggtcaggactctgtgcaggccagtcaagttcatccacaccagactctgtcatccatgtctttatggaccttgctttgtgcactggtgcacagtcatgttggaaaaagttgggagcatggaattgtccaaaatgtcttggtatgctgaagcattcagagttcctttcactggaactaaggggccaagcccagctcctgaaaaacaaccccacaccataatcccccctccaccaaactttacacttggcacaatgcagtcagacaagtaccgttctcctggcaaccaccaaacccagactcgtccatctccactgctctagagtccagtggcggcgtgctttacatcactgcatccgacgctttgcattgcacttggtgatgtatggcttggatgcagctgctcggccatggaaacccattccatgaagctctctgcgcactgttcttgagctaatctgaaggccacataaagtttggaggtctgtagcgattgactctgcagaaagttggcgacctcttcgcactatgtgcctcagcatccgctgaccccgctccgtcagtttacgtggcctaccacttcgtggctgagttgctgtcgttcccaaacacttccatgttcttataatacagctgacagttgactgtggaatatttaggagcgaggaaatttcacgactggatttgttgcacaggtggcatcctatcacagttccacgctggaattcactgagctcctgagagcgacccattctttcacaaatgtttgtaaaaacagtctgcatgcctaggtgcttgattttatacacctgtggccatggaagtgattggaacacctgattctgattatttggatgggtgagcgaatacttttggcaatatagtgtatttccaaGATTTTAATTCAACTTGTTTTATGTAAGATCACATACTTATTTTTAATGAAGTCACATAATTTTAGATAAGGGACACTATGGTACTGAACTAAATAAAAAGCCATTATAAAGTCCTACttgaaaagcaaataaataattagactAACCACTTGAGATGGTTTGAACAGTGCCACATATAGAAACTGAAAAGGAAATCGGATTTTCAAAAATGGACCTGTTGCTATCACATGGGTAAGAAGGACAGCTGTTTTGCATGAGGCATTTTATGAATGGCAGATAGACTTGTTAGAGACTAGAAGCAGCACAGAAGACACAAAGAGGTTCTTCATCATCTCCTTCATAGTACAGGTCAGTATCAGTAATGGACTCTTTAGTTATTTTCTAACATTTTAGGCTAACCCAAAATTGTAGTTGCTATCTTTGCTTTTCTCTTTTACAGAATGTGAGGTGTTTTAAAGGGCAAAGTCCAGCCCCCTCACATCCCACCATATTCTCAGTCTATAGGGGAAAATGTTAAGGTGTTAAGAGTTAAGTAGTTAAGCaggctgtttattattattattattattattattattattattattattattattattattattattattattattattgcttattTGGGATAAacaacaaagtttaaaattaaattagtaTTTATCTCTATCtttgtatatttctgtaaagctgcttcgagacaaggcctattgttaaaagtgctatacaaataaatttacttGAAATAGTAGTAGCAGCAACAGCATTTGTAGTACCATGGGTAGAAATGattttactactactattactatcaccattcttcattcttcttcttcttctttttcctcttattattattattattattattattattattattattatcaataataatgTCATTGCTCTCAGGCACACTCAACTACACCTTCTATAGCAATCACAGTAATTACTGTAACAATGATATTAACAATATTTGATCTAGTGGATGCAGGACCTTGTGTGGTACACAtcaaagatataaataaataattgaataaatctACAACTGTAGAAAGAAAATTatctaatcacactctccagtgtcaccaagATAAGGATAGGTTCCATTTTTATCCTAATTCCTCTcaagttttcttcctcatattgccTCAGGGACTTTTACCTTCAACATGAATGCcctaggcttgctcattagggataaacataaatgtaaattttaaaccttttattctgaatttttatatttctctaaagctgctttgagacaacgtccattgttaaaaactcTATATAAATAGTTGGTGCCTTCAGTGCTCCCCCCCActcaattcaaattttattagtcacatacaaCCATTTACAGTACAATGGGCAGTTAAATGACTGTCTGttacataaaaatagaatttcatAAGCCAAATTTTACTTGTATacaaaaaattctaaaaagcAAACTGATTTAAAAGATAGATGACATCAGCTGTATGGACTATATCCTGGCCTTTACTATATTATAGTTCATGTTGTCAATAGTGACACCAAGTGGCCGCTTGAGAGAACTGTGTTACCTTTAATAATACATCAGCCATTTTGAATTTCAGAGCTCATGGTACAGAGTAACAAAGTATATCCATGCCCATCCTTTTTGTATTTGGCTCTTGAGAATGCAAAATCTTTTCACAAATTGATCTTCAGTAAAGAGATTGTGGATCCAACCTTCACCTACAACCTTTACTGGGTTTATTTAGCTCTGCCACTCAAAATGCAATTATGTGTAATATGCTGCTGTGTAGCAACAGGTAATTGCTAAgatgtataataaatatttatgaataaaggGAAATATGGATATATTAACAGGAATTTAAGGGTTTGTTGtacaaacaaatccaaactcTAGTCTTAGATATTTCCTGATTTAGGACCCAAATGGCCTGAAGAAAGAAGCTCATCCTCATTTTCTCTATGCTGTTTTCAGGGAGCTGTAAAGTTTCCCtgactttttttgtttacatgtttaggtaggtggtatgtgtcaaagtaatatCCACATGTACTCAAGAACTGAAGGTTTTGCAGCAAAACTTtgtccagagcatcacactgcctccacagGATTGCCCCATACAGCCTCCTGGTGCCATCTTTTCTCCATATTGTGTAACCAGTATCTTTTGTGCACCTTATGAGTTGAGCATTAGTGTAATTTCTGAATTTAttatagatataaaaaaaacctggtGAAGCCATCAAATGTTTAACTGTGgagctttgtaagaaaaagctctgccccctgcagAAGCCTTTAGTACTTGTGGAACTGACAAatagcctgcaccttttgattGACTTAAGCATGGTGGATCATAAAAAAccaagatcgctcaggtactgtggtgcGAGACCATTCAGTGATTTATAGGTCAGTATAACTGCTGCTGAATGTTTATTGATGCCTTAATCCTTAATGTCTTCTCTCAAGGGTCAGTACCGTCATCATAGACACCATAAGGACACAgtgaaaaactgaaataaataaaaatgacatacaTTTTCTGTCCGTGAATACACAATAgataaatttataaattaatgaacaaacctaaaaataaacaaacataccaTGTGCGAATTCCAGTCAAAGCTTCAGGAGACATTAGAAGACATTTTCCAACAAGATATTCATAACAATTAAACACTTCTTATTCTGTATGCATGTTTCCAGTATTCAAAACTAGCCTGATCACATGACAGGTTCATGTGATCATATCTTCATATCTTCATAtcttcatatcttctggttttggttaggactctagctgctgcattctggactaactggagcttgtttatgctcctactggaacagtTAATGAAAGActggagtcaataatcacatCAAGGTCCTTTGCAGCACTGTCTTTGTGCTATGATgtggcctaaatcctgacttaTACAGTTCAtgaatgttattaatatgtaGATCTGAGCATAAATGCTATGCCACAGCATTTCTGGGATCTTGAAAAAATGGGGGCGTTCGATATTTGCCTGTAGTTGGACAGCGGATGGGGTGGAGGTTGGGTTTTACCAGGGTTTTAATAACTGCTTGTTTAAAGGATCTACAGGATCTATTTAGCTATCAAATTGCCtggttttaaaataattgtctGAATTTTTTCAATAATTCACATTTTACACCTCTACAGTagtagatgtaaatgtatgtttaaCATGGTAACatagtaaagtatatatatcGTGTCTAAgacacaatttaaataaaacaaggtAATTGTCTGAGACAGCTTCAGACAGAGAAAAtgtgattatatttttatatttaatctgaatgttagaatgacctccattatgagtgggtcctattatgCTCTAAATAACGCCCACTGAATCTAAGGTGGACACAACTCAAGGTTCAAGTTCAAGGTTTTTTGTCAACGTcaccatatgtgcagacatacagaggaatTGAAATAcagtttctcttctctcttatcAAGTGTTTACATTGTCAATACAGTCAGTGCAACATAGAACAGAAGGTAACAGCAGTGtacttataataaatagatataaataaacagagtgAAAATATATTGCAAACATCTGACTGAATATAAATCTGAGTAATGTAAAcagtgaattattttaaatatacaaatagtTCAGCATCCTGACAGCCTGATGGACGAAGCTGTTAGAAAGTCTTGTGGAACAAGTCTGGAGGCTCAGGTACATTCTCCCTGAAGGCAGTATGCTGAAGTGGAGGTTAGATGGGTGTGAACCATCTGCATCGATGCTGATGGCTCTGCTAGTGAGGCAGGTGTTGAAGATGTCCACAAGGGAGGGCAGAGAGACACTGATCATGATCTTGACAGGAGGCAGTGCAGCCTTCCTACCACACAGTGATGCAACTGGTGAGAATGCTCCCAATGGTGCCCCAGTAGAAGGAACACATGATAGGAGGAGCTTTTATTAGTTTGCTAAGGAAGTAGAGCCATGACTGAGCTTTCTTGGCCAGCGATGTGGAGTTCGTCATCCAGGAGAGGTCTTCAGAGGTCCTCACTCCTGTTCTCGGAGTGTTTTCTgacttatcaaaatgaatattaaagtctCCCATAATTAAATCTAGGTttgaaaataaatctgtaaattcACAGAGGAATTAAAAATATGGCTCTGGGCGTAATGTCACTATTTTAATTAATAGTGTTAGAAGATTTTAACTCACACTTTCTCATTAACATTTACCTTTCAGATTTTGAGTACCCCAGCAAAACACAAGTTATGAAGAGTTGTCTGATTTTACTCCTGTTTATAACAGGTAAGAAATGatctgagagagaaagtgaaagaggcAAAGGAGACTGCATGTCTGTGTGCTTGATTTTAATGTCTCTGTTAGCAATTGTTGTGACTcagcagttaaggctctgggttgctgatcaGATGGTCAGTGATTCAAgcactgtcaagctgccacAATTGGGCCCATGAGCTTACGGGGTTCCAAATCACTGTTTGGTGTAAACATATGAGAGAAATACCTTTCATGTTGAAAAGATTGAACCCGAACGTTAGTAGTAAAACAGTCAACTTTTAACAGTTTAACAACTTTTAACCTGCAGTTTTAACACTCATGAAACCTTTATAACGCTCTTCCACAGTTGTTGTCCCTTTTGTCCCTCGTAAGTACTATCTGATCCAGCAGGGGAAAACCTGGAGTGATGCTCAGGCTTACTGCAGagccacacacactgacctggctATCTTCGACAGTAATGACAACATGATCCGACTTCAGAATGaagcacagacacaaacattcaGTTCTGATGCTTGGATTGGGCTGTACAATGACATCAACAGCTGGCGCTGGTCCATGGGAAATGAACCAGTGGGAAATATGAGATGGAAACCAGGTGATCCCAACAACAAGGGTGGAAATCAGGTGTGTGGTGCAATGTCTCCCTTCGGATGGTGGGATCTGGACTGTAAATCCctatatccctctgtctgttttgATGGTAAGaatctacatatacacactgaaTTGAAGGGGCAATTTTAACAGAATATCTTAGAACACATTTCATACTTGTATTTATGAACTTTCACATTTCAGCCACTTAGGAAATATTTACTTGTTCAGTGTACCCAGATCTAAATGTGTGCTATGTTCTGGCTGTACTGTCAAATTTTGAGAAATTTCCTTTAAGGGTATTAATGTTTAATCtgtatagtttttatttttggaagTATTAACATTGTCTGAATACTCACATTTCATCATGTGTTTTTATTCTCACAGACAGTAAAACTGGAAATCAgcagtacatttacatttctactaCTATGGCATGGCGTGACGCTCAGGCTTACTGTAGACTGCATCACACAGACTTGGCCAGCTCCAGAGATGCAACTGAAGACTCAGTTATTATGGGACTGACTTCTGGCAACACTTGGTTTGGTCTGTTCAGAGACTTCTGGAAGTGGACAGACAAAACCAATTTCTCTACCATCAGCTGGATGACTGGAAAACCTGATAATGCCCTGTGGCAAGAAAACTGTGGTTATTTAAGTAACGGTCAGGCTGCTGATGCACTGTGTTCAGACATAATGCCTTTCTTCTGTTACTCAGGTGagttaatgttttattcagtctgtatataggaaaattaaactgaattcaGAATGACAGTttaactgtttgttattgtttgtgtttctgcattTAGTAATCAGTGGACAACAACAAATAGTAAGAGTGAAGGTTCAATCCAATGAGGATGTGAATGATCCTGGAGTGAAGGAAGCCATCTTGGAGCAGGTGGGTCTCATCCTCCACAAGTCTTATAATGGACATTTCCCAGTATTCATCAAACTCTGGCACATAAAATCTGTACTGTAATTAGATTCTGACTAATGTTTTCAGTTTCTGTATCATTTTCCACAGGATAGTATCCTGcattatttagtaataaaagTCTTTTTCTGTTCCTCAGATCAACCAGAAGCTGAAGGATCGTTTgaacacagagaacatcacAGTGAAATGGCGCAAACAACCAGATGGATTTGTGTTTCAcaaggagaaagaagaaaaaaatactacaGTAGTAAATGAAAAGTGTGACCTCTAAATCTGttactttaaatttaattttaagttATATTTAGATTCATGCATATTAGCATAATAAGTATATGATGTTAAATCTCTTCACATAACTAGAAGTCAATAAGGAATGTATATTAATACCTGCTTTTAGATTCTATTATAATGAAAAAATGTGGAAACTTCTCATAACACATCTGCTTTACATTTAACTGTCTCCTGATAACATCAGTTGTAATTACTGTACCTCTGTACACTATAATAAGGGATGTGAGCTTTAGAGGA encodes the following:
- the LOC131362804 gene encoding macrophage mannose receptor 1-like isoform X1, with amino-acid sequence MKSCLILLLFITVVVPFVPRKYYLIQQGKTWSDAQAYCRATHTDLAIFDSNDNMIRLQNEAQTQTFSSDAWIGLYNDINSWRWSMGNEPVGNMRWKPGDPNNKGGNQVCGAMSPFGWWDLDCKSLYPSVCFDDSKTGNQQYIYISTTMAWRDAQAYCRLHHTDLASSRDATEDSVIMGLTSGNTWFGLFRDFWKWTDKTNFSTISWMTGKPDNALWQENCGYLSNGQAADALCSDIMPFFCYSVISGQQQIVRVKVQSNEDVNDPGVKEAILEQINQKLKDRLNTENITVKWRKQPDGFVFHKEKEEKNTTVVNEKCDL
- the LOC131362804 gene encoding macrophage mannose receptor 1-like isoform X2, translating into MIRLQNEAQTQTFSSDAWIGLYNDINSWRWSMGNEPVGNMRWKPGDPNNKGGNQVCGAMSPFGWWDLDCKSLYPSVCFDDSKTGNQQYIYISTTMAWRDAQAYCRLHHTDLASSRDATEDSVIMGLTSGNTWFGLFRDFWKWTDKTNFSTISWMTGKPDNALWQENCGYLSNGQAADALCSDIMPFFCYSVISGQQQIVRVKVQSNEDVNDPGVKEAILEQINQKLKDRLNTENITVKWRKQPDGFVFHKEKEEKNTTVVNEKCDL